The window AATCGGGGGCAACACCTTTTTCTTCGCGATATCCCAGGACCCGTTTACCGGCTATCATCGATGCGGTGTATTGTCCGCGCACGACAGAAGCGGACACATCCGTACCGGTGATCGGCCGAAGCGAGCGGAACACCTTTATCGTCTCATTGCGTATCGATGATGCATCGGCGCGTGCGGGCGGTTCCATGGCCACGAATGACGCTACCTGCAGGAGATGGTTCTGCACCATGTCGCGAAGCGCTCCGCTTTCCTCGTAATACCCGCCGCGATCCTCGACGCCGATGTCCTCGGCGGATGTTATCTCCACGCGTTCAATGAAGTTCCGGTTCCATACGGGCTCATAGATGGTGTTGCCGAAACGGGTGACGAGTATGTTCTGCACCGTCTCCTTGCCGAGGTAATGATCGATGCGGTATATCTGGTCCTCGCGGAAATGTTCCTTGAGTTCGAGATCAAGCTCCCGCGCGGAAGCAAGATCGCGTCCAAATGGTTTTTCAACGACGATGCGTTTCCAAGCGCCTTCGCGGCAGTCGCGGTTGAGCTTTGCATCGGCAAGTCCCCGGGCGGCGATGCGTGAAAGCGAGGGCGGCACCGCGAGATAAAAGATATAATTGCAGTCGATGCGGACCGTTGTCGAAAGCCGTGTGAGCTCGTCGGCGAGCGCGCCATACGCGGCAATGTCCTCGGTGTTCATCGAGATGTAGTTGAGGAGCGGCAGGAACGAAGCACGTGCATCGGCACCGGCATTCGTCAGCGCACGGGCCATCTTTTCCCGGAAGGATGCCGTCGTGAGCGGCGATCGCCCGACGCCGAGTACGGCGAATCGCGCGGGAAGAAGCCTTTTGGCAAAGAGGTCGAAGAGCGCGGGAACGAGCTTTCGTTCGGTAAGATCGCCCGACGCCCCGAAAATAATAAGGATATGATCGTCGACGCGTTCCATGGGAGCGATTCTATCATGCTGCCATGGGGATTACAAGGAACGCATCATGCCGCGCGGCAATGCTTCAGGATAAAATCGACTATCGGCCTCGGATCGGTAAGTCCGTGCGGATGATGTTTTACCCCCGGCTTCACGATAAGATCGATGCTGCCGCCGAGCGTTCGCACACGCTCTACGAGGAGCTTTGTGTTCTCTTCGAACGGTACAACTTCGTCGGCATCGCCGGCGACGTGAAGGAGCGGTATTTCTGCTGCGACTATTTTCTCAAGGATGTCGATCGGATTCTCACGGAACGATAATGCATCGCTTTCGGTGAAGCCGTATACGGCAAGGCATTTCTGCCAGTCATTGGGGCTTCCGGGGCCGGTGCCCTTCCCGCCGGGCCAGCTTTTTATGTCGCATACCGGTGCGTCGGCATAGATACAGGATACTCGATCGGGGTAAAGCGCCGCCCAGCGGTACGCGGTGAGCCCCGCACGGCTTAACGCGATAAGTGCGGGAGTCTTGCTCATGCCGAGATCGTTCGTCATGAAGCGGTAGAGCTCATCGCCGCGCGCCAAACCTTTCGGCGAGCCGTAATGATCGACGATATCGATATAGGCGAGCGTAACCCCGCGGCGGCAGAGTTCGACGTCGGCATTGGCGAATGCGCCGAAGAACTCGGGGCGCCATGCCCAGCGCGTATCGGAATTCTCCGGAACGATGATCGTCGTTTTTCTTCCGTTCACGATGCCGTCATAACGCGGCAGTCCCTCCCACGATGAAACCTCCCACGATGTGACAGCCTCCCTCTTCATGATGTTCTCCTTATCGTTTTTTCAGGAACAGAGCACAGATGCTTTTTGCGGGAATGAATATTTTTTGGAACGCATGTTCTGCGCCGCTATGCTCTTCTACCGTGATCTCTTTCCGCGTGTCTTCGTTATGGGATTCCAGCGTTTTACCGCTGAGCGATCGCCATGAATCGAGCGTGTATCGTTCTTTCGCGGTGAATACGATCTCCCGTTCCGCATCCGGCTCCTGATTGATAATGAACAGTACGAGGCCGCTCACGGTTTTAATACAACTTACGGTAAGTGTTCCATCGTTCGCTCTGCTGTCCGTCCTGTCCCCGGAAAGCCTGACGGGCGCGACCGATACGGCATCGGCGATATCGCGTTTCATGATAGTAAAAAGATCGAAGAGCCCGGTGCGATACGGTGCGCATCGTACCGTTTTACCCGTTTCATCGTTGTACGATGCTTATACACGCCCCACGGGCCGCTGGTAAAGCAGTGCATCGTGGCGATGGCTACATCGGGGTTATTTATATTGCGTACGATCCAATCACCGACGGCGAGACATCCGGCGAGGGAGTGTGTCGCATACCATTCCTGCTGCCAGGTCGTCTGCCCCGGACGTTTTTCCGGCCACACGCCGTACTCGCTGTTATAGATCTTAATGCGGTTGGTGCCGGTGATCGACTTGATATCATTGATGATGCGGTCCTGGCGATTCTCCCACCACGATCCGGGAAGATAGCCGCCGCCTGATTTGCCGAAATAGGTGTGGGTTGTGATATAGTCGATATCATCACCGATCTCGCGCAATACCGTGCGATGGAATTCTTCCCACGTCCCGCCGTATTTTGCCTTATATTCCGGCTTATACACATGACCTTGCATGCTTGAAGCCTGCGCGGCGAACTTCGCCTTCGGCAAAACGGAACGAACAGCTCGTATCATAAGCTGACATCGCTCGATATAGAATTGAAAGCTCGGGAATCTTTCCGAGTTCTCGGAACCGTCCGATTCATTGCCGAGTTCCCAGACCACATCGAATGGTTCGATGACACCGAGCGCTGCCCTGCGTGCCGCCCAATTGACAGCCCCGCGCGGCTTCACCGTGGAAGCGACGCACAGGAATTCAGCAAGATCTGCCACATCGTTCGGGTCATCGAGCGGATTTATGATCCATGCCATTTTTACTCTTCTATCAAGATGTCGGATATAGTTCAGCTGTTCAACGATGCCGAAATCCTTCGGGCCGAGCGTATCCCATGGCGTTAATTTCTGCGGCGGACGCTGTCGGAGCGGGCCGATGCGGTCCTTCCAGGGCATCGATGTTGTCGTATGTACCGTACACCGCGCAAGGTCTATGGAAAAACCGCGGACGAGCGAAAGGATATCATCACGCAGCGCGCTTACCGAGGAAGCGGCATCGGTCTTCGATACGAGGGACTGGTCGGATGCCTGATCGAACGTAATGCCGATGATGCCCGGATCCCAGGGTTTGATCGCGATGGTCTCATCAACCGTCATGATGACGGGAGAAAGACCATGTGCACCAGCGGAGATCGTGCCTGCAAGCAGGAAAATTGAAAGCAGTGAACGGATCATGTGTTTGCTCCTGATATCTGTATTCATAGATTTGTATCGCTTGTTATGCATTGGATGCAGCTCTCGGGGCGCACGATCTTCCTTCCGCAAGTCGTGGGGTGATGCGCTCTGCTCGCAGCCAGAAATTATTTTCATCATGCGCCGATGCCGCCATTGCCAATGCTCGTGCGCCGACCTCGCGCGGGCGTGTATCGATCGTCGTGAGCACGGGATCGAATCTCGATGCGGACGTCGCATCACAGCCGATGACGCTGATATCCATTGGTATGCGGAGCGTACGCTTGATGGCAGCACATACCGCCTGCGCCGCCTGATCGTTCACGCAGATAACGGCGCTCGGCCGTGCGGGAAGCGATATGAGCGTTTCTGCCGCTGCGAGCTGGGCATCGAATGAGGCGAAATCCGCAGAGATGATATGCTCTTCGGAGAACGGCATATCATGTGCCGCGGAAAAATCCCTGAGCACCCGGGCCTTTATCCGGCTTCCGATATCCTCCCCGTGTCCGCCGATGAAAGCGATGCGTCGGTGCCCGAGCCCGAAGAGATATTTCAGTGCAATGAGCATTTCCATTTCCGAGTCGCCGGATACCGATGCGATGATATCAGCACTGGGGGTGCCGATGCGCACCATGGGGAGCGTTTCGCGCCGCTCGGCGATATATCCCGCAAGCGCGGGGAATTCGCCGAAGAATATCACAGCACTGTTGTCGCTCATGATGCGTTCCTGCAGCATGAACGAGAGCTGCCGCGAACTGTCTTCCGGCGGTACGAGGAGCTTCAGTGAAAAGCGTTCATAATCAAGCGCGTCGATGATGCCGTCGTATACCGCATCCCAATACTCGAGCTTTCCGATGCGGAAATGCGGGTTCGCGATGATATACAAATTCTTCCTGGCAGCGCCGGTTGCGGCAAATCCTTTCACGAACGTTCCTTTGCCCTGTATCTTCACGATCTTGTTCTCGGCGATGAGCCGCGCCTCGGCAAGGCGTACCGTTGTTTTACTCACCTTCAATTCATCGACAAGCCTGTTCTCGGTGGGCAATTCACCGTTCTCGAACGATCCCTCGATGATGCGTTTATTCAGATGATCGTAGACGAATGTCGTCAAAGGACTGTTCTTCGGTAATTTCTTTGCCATAGTTTTTATTATACTATTATAGTACTAATAATATCTATTGTCAATATGAAATAGTATCTATCAGTCAAAATTATGCTTACTCCTCATAGGTTTGTGCACAAAACAGTTAAAATTTCAATAATTTGGCGTATTTTATCGGTAAAAAATCCGATAATTATGACATTCACGCTTATCACGATCCATTAGGGAAAGTGATAGTCTTCCCCATATAAAATAGTGCGATCGGCATGGGAAATGAGCATCACTTGTTATGGGAAAGAGTTCACTTATTCATATGCTGTTTGTTACATATAAGTCGAGGTAGTGTGCAAGCGTTTTCACGGAGTGTTCGTTTGATCTTCAGCAGGAATGCTTTCAATACGCTGCCGTCCCGCCGCCGTTCGGGGAGAGAAGTGTGCCTTCGGGCATTTTTCGGCGCATTGCTGGCTTTCGGTATGTTCTCTACCGCGTCACTCCGCGCACAAGTTGCCAGTAATTCTGCAACCGGTCTTTCTTACGGAACAGTGCAGGCCGCGATCGACGCATGGGGAAGCAATTATACGGTATTCATCCTTGCAAACACCGCTGCGGCAATATCGATAAACAACAAGACAAATCTCGTCGTCACCGGCACGAATAATGTATCGCCGTTCCGCATCACCGGTGCGGGCACGGGGACCGGCGTTACCATCACGAACCGTTCTCGAAATATCGTCGTGTCGAACCTCATCATCGAGCGATTTGCCCTCGGCGTATCGATCGACCGCTGTCAGAGCAATGCGGTCTCCCTGACCGTGCGATCGAATCAGAACAGCGCGTGCCCGGGTGCCGGCGTGCATCTCAATTACGCCACCAATAATATTATTGACGGCATTATTCACGATAATACCAATGTGAGCGGCGCGAACGATTATGGCGGTGCCGGTCTGTACGCGATATACAGCGTCAGTAATACGATAAGCGCGCATATCGCAAGCAATGTTGTCACCAATACCACGGGTGTTCCGTCCGGCGGCGGCGTTTATATTGTCAGCGGGCGGTTCAATGTAGTAA is drawn from Spirochaetota bacterium and contains these coding sequences:
- the zwf gene encoding glucose-6-phosphate dehydrogenase, encoding MERVDDHILIIFGASGDLTERKLVPALFDLFAKRLLPARFAVLGVGRSPLTTASFREKMARALTNAGADARASFLPLLNYISMNTEDIAAYGALADELTRLSTTVRIDCNYIFYLAVPPSLSRIAARGLADAKLNRDCREGAWKRIVVEKPFGRDLASARELDLELKEHFREDQIYRIDHYLGKETVQNILVTRFGNTIYEPVWNRNFIERVEITSAEDIGVEDRGGYYEESGALRDMVQNHLLQVASFVAMEPPARADASSIRNETIKVFRSLRPITGTDVSASVVRGQYTASMIAGKRVLGYREEKGVAPDSRTETFAALKFFIDNWRWQSVPFYLRTGKRLPTRVTEVAVHFKSAPLALFPKAATGMHAGNQLIMRIQPDEGLLVKYNMKTPGDGFAMQTVNMDFHYSDLANVDVSSAYERLLLDVMQGDATLYLRGDAVEATWEFIDPILSAFAKDPTKKIFGYPAGSWGPKAAEELIAPNEWRYPCKNLAEDGEVCEL
- a CDS encoding alpha/beta hydrolase, with the protein product MKREAVTSWEVSSWEGLPRYDGIVNGRKTTIIVPENSDTRWAWRPEFFGAFANADVELCRRGVTLAYIDIVDHYGSPKGLARGDELYRFMTNDLGMSKTPALIALSRAGLTAYRWAALYPDRVSCIYADAPVCDIKSWPGGKGTGPGSPNDWQKCLAVYGFTESDALSFRENPIDILEKIVAAEIPLLHVAGDADEVVPFEENTKLLVERVRTLGGSIDLIVKPGVKHHPHGLTDPRPIVDFILKHCRAA
- a CDS encoding GntR family transcriptional regulator; the encoded protein is MAKKLPKNSPLTTFVYDHLNKRIIEGSFENGELPTENRLVDELKVSKTTVRLAEARLIAENKIVKIQGKGTFVKGFAATGAARKNLYIIANPHFRIGKLEYWDAVYDGIIDALDYERFSLKLLVPPEDSSRQLSFMLQERIMSDNSAVIFFGEFPALAGYIAERRETLPMVRIGTPSADIIASVSGDSEMEMLIALKYLFGLGHRRIAFIGGHGEDIGSRIKARVLRDFSAAHDMPFSEEHIISADFASFDAQLAAAETLISLPARPSAVICVNDQAAQAVCAAIKRTLRIPMDISVIGCDATSASRFDPVLTTIDTRPREVGARALAMAASAHDENNFWLRAERITPRLAEGRSCAPRAASNA